A genomic stretch from Chitinophagales bacterium includes:
- a CDS encoding PorP/SprF family type IX secretion system membrane protein, with protein MTYVKFLLCSIYLVSVIYAFAQDTHFSQFYQAPLLINPAKAGFFNGNYRLQGIYRSQWKEITMPFKSITGTADLSLPAGEKKNNLFGIAVTSFADKAGDADYTTNEINASLSYHQSFGNDHRHFIGLGISTGVANTTFDYSKLIFDENYKNGSNTESLPLSKAHYLDFSAGIEYNYLNEKTQYNFGIAVFHINHPALNYFGSYDGAYITRRLSLSAGAAVMLSKSIDLQPHAVFFLQGGEGEMELGTDFKMQLEKNNISHYDVYFSGYYRVGDAFIPGLRIDMNDLSFALTYDFTVSKLSAVNKYSGGPELSVTYTGKFKGSVKTFNPRF; from the coding sequence ATGACTTATGTTAAGTTTCTTTTATGCTCCATCTATTTGGTGAGTGTTATTTATGCATTCGCTCAGGATACTCACTTTTCCCAGTTTTATCAGGCGCCATTATTAATTAATCCTGCAAAAGCCGGATTTTTTAATGGAAATTATCGCTTACAGGGAATCTATCGCAGTCAATGGAAGGAGATAACCATGCCGTTCAAAAGTATAACTGGTACTGCAGATTTGAGTCTTCCTGCAGGCGAAAAAAAAAATAACCTCTTTGGCATTGCTGTTACCTCATTTGCTGATAAGGCAGGTGATGCAGATTATACCACAAATGAAATAAATGCTTCACTTTCATACCATCAGTCCTTTGGCAACGATCACCGTCATTTCATTGGCTTAGGGATTTCTACGGGTGTAGCAAATACCACTTTTGATTATAGCAAACTGATTTTTGATGAGAACTATAAGAATGGCAGTAATACAGAATCGCTTCCTCTTTCAAAAGCTCATTATCTGGATTTTTCCGCGGGAATAGAGTACAATTATTTAAATGAAAAAACCCAGTATAATTTTGGTATTGCAGTTTTTCATATTAACCATCCGGCACTTAATTACTTTGGAAGTTATGACGGCGCTTATATCACCCGCAGATTATCCTTAAGTGCCGGCGCTGCTGTCATGCTTTCCAAGTCAATCGATCTGCAGCCACATGCTGTATTTTTTTTACAGGGTGGTGAAGGCGAAATGGAATTAGGGACCGATTTCAAAATGCAATTGGAAAAAAATAATATTTCACATTACGATGTTTATTTCAGTGGCTATTACCGCGTCGGTGATGCCTTTATCCCGGGTTTACGGATAGATATGAATGATCTTTCATTTGCACTTACGTATGATTTTACGGTATCAAAGTTATCTGCAGTTAATAAGTACAGTGGTGGCCCTGAATTATCCGTAACCTACACTGGTAAATTTAAAGGGTCTGTAAAAACTTTTAATCCACGCTTTTAA
- a CDS encoding (Fe-S)-binding protein, with amino-acid sequence MKVNLFIPCFVDQLYPETGFNMIKVLEKAGCEVVYNPAQTCCGQPAFNSGFWNEARAVCEKFIHDFSDYNYVVAPSGSCVGFVRNFYNELFDNSALHNECRQLQKNTYEFTEFLVNVLNITDLGAVMNASATYHDACGALRECKIKTAPRILLSHVKGLELHEMNESETCCGFGGTFAVKFDDISSAMADQKVENAKSTEAEYVISTDLSCLMHIEGYIKKNNIAMKTIHIADVLASGW; translated from the coding sequence TTGAAAGTAAATCTTTTTATACCCTGTTTTGTCGATCAGTTATACCCAGAAACAGGTTTTAATATGATTAAGGTTCTTGAAAAGGCAGGCTGCGAGGTGGTTTACAATCCAGCGCAGACCTGTTGCGGTCAGCCTGCATTTAATTCGGGTTTTTGGAATGAAGCCAGGGCCGTTTGTGAAAAATTTATTCATGATTTTTCTGACTATAATTATGTGGTTGCACCAAGTGGAAGTTGCGTAGGGTTTGTAAGAAACTTCTACAATGAACTGTTTGACAATTCTGCGCTACATAATGAGTGCAGACAACTACAGAAGAATACTTATGAGTTTACAGAGTTTCTGGTAAACGTACTGAACATCACAGATCTTGGTGCAGTAATGAATGCCTCAGCTACTTACCATGATGCCTGCGGAGCTTTACGGGAATGTAAAATAAAAACAGCGCCCCGTATATTGCTCTCCCACGTAAAAGGATTAGAGCTGCACGAAATGAATGAAAGCGAAACCTGCTGTGGGTTTGGAGGAACTTTTGCAGTAAAGTTTGATGATATCTCATCTGCAATGGCAGATCAAAAAGTAGAAAATGCAAAAAGTACTGAGGCAGAATATGTAATATCTACAGATCTCTCATGCCTCATGCACATAGAAGGTTATATAAAGAAAAATAATATTGCTATGAAAACCATACATATAGCGGATGTACTTGCTTCCGGCTGGTAA
- a CDS encoding glycosyltransferase family 2 protein: protein MERLEKVAVIVLCWNGKKLLEEFLPSLLEHQTMEMDIVVADNFSDDDSVDYLKKRFPFVKVISLKKNYGFAGGYNEAIKLIDSEYIVLINQDVAVTDNWLAPMLEIMMNDKKVGAVQPKIKAYNNRSHFEYAGAAGGWMDRWGYTFCRGRVFDFIEEDEQQYDQIGEIFWCSGACMLTRKKIYESLGGFDANFFAHMEEIDFCWRLKNAGYTIICQPESVVYHLGGGSLPQGNPYKTYLNFRNNLIMMVKNLPAGQLFSTILFRMILDGFAGIRSLLKGNVSDFFAITKAQWHFLFHLRKWKKRRKDNEHFLFDNMNGVYRGSIVWDYFVKKKRRFSQIMDHH from the coding sequence GTGGAGCGTTTAGAAAAAGTAGCCGTGATAGTGTTATGCTGGAATGGAAAAAAATTACTAGAAGAATTTCTACCCTCTCTTCTTGAACACCAAACCATGGAAATGGATATAGTGGTGGCCGACAATTTTTCTGATGATGATTCTGTCGATTATCTCAAAAAAAGATTCCCGTTTGTAAAAGTTATTTCATTAAAAAAAAATTACGGATTTGCAGGAGGCTATAATGAGGCTATAAAGCTGATTGATTCAGAATATATAGTGCTCATTAACCAGGATGTTGCTGTTACAGATAATTGGCTCGCACCAATGCTTGAAATAATGATGAATGATAAAAAAGTAGGAGCTGTTCAACCAAAAATAAAGGCATATAATAACCGATCTCATTTTGAATATGCAGGTGCTGCAGGCGGCTGGATGGACAGATGGGGATATACATTTTGCAGAGGAAGAGTCTTTGATTTTATAGAAGAAGATGAGCAACAATATGATCAGATCGGAGAAATTTTCTGGTGTTCCGGAGCCTGTATGCTTACTCGCAAAAAGATATATGAATCATTAGGTGGTTTTGACGCAAATTTTTTTGCACATATGGAAGAAATAGATTTTTGCTGGCGTTTAAAAAACGCAGGTTATACTATTATTTGTCAGCCCGAATCTGTGGTTTACCATTTGGGCGGCGGAAGCTTACCCCAGGGGAATCCATACAAGACATATTTAAATTTTCGGAATAACTTGATTATGATGGTGAAAAACCTGCCTGCGGGTCAGTTGTTTTCCACCATTTTATTTAGAATGATATTGGATGGTTTTGCGGGAATCCGCTCTCTTTTAAAAGGAAACGTCAGTGATTTCTTTGCTATAACTAAAGCACAGTGGCACTTTCTTTTCCATCTTCGAAAATGGAAGAAGCGCCGGAAGGATAACGAACATTTTTTATTTGATAATATGAATGGAGTATATCGTGGCTCTATTGTATGGGATTATTTTGTGAAAAAGAAAAGAAGGTTTTCTCAAATTATGGATCATCATTAA
- a CDS encoding GWxTD domain-containing protein, translated as MKSIYSSAIFSMLLLSLASVAFSQPIKCYMENCVFLSTQTDTPYVETYLSIPGQTIRYIKNNNGKYDGGIQITLMYLHDTAVVAYDKYLLRTPEISDTSNIAFNLLDLRRVSLPEGEYTVELNALDVNRPEVSSRIAKDIKLNFDRGKISLSSVELVENYKATSKKNVYSKNGYDIKPYPVNYYPSNLNKIIFYNEIYNADKIVGENEIIITYSIKYAQKDQVASDLFHFSRQKASSVNFVFSEFDITNLPSGNYRINIQVKNKRNEILGEQSTFFQRSNNNSVVELNNISLLNIENTFVVAIPSDSVTYYLRCINPIAEDYEKDYLNRVLISNDDLLRRQVFYNFWLKRSNEDPLKVWHGYKKQVDIANTYYNSQINYSWETDRGRVFLQYGSPNSIQKDDHDPAAFPYEIWQYYKLPVTNQTNIRFVFYNPDLVTNDYKLIHSEAYGELNDPRWRYKVFDRVKEKYNYTNLDNTRYPNSMGSHVDYNYDINH; from the coding sequence ATGAAAAGTATTTACAGTTCTGCCATTTTCTCAATGCTTTTATTATCGCTTGCCTCAGTGGCTTTTTCACAGCCCATAAAATGTTATATGGAGAATTGTGTTTTCCTTTCGACCCAAACAGATACTCCTTATGTTGAAACGTATTTATCGATTCCAGGGCAAACAATACGATATATTAAGAACAATAATGGAAAATATGATGGTGGAATACAAATAACCCTGATGTACCTGCATGATACAGCTGTTGTGGCATATGATAAATATTTACTGCGTACTCCGGAAATTTCCGATACCTCAAACATTGCATTTAATCTGCTTGACCTGCGAAGGGTATCTCTTCCTGAAGGAGAATATACAGTTGAATTGAATGCCCTGGATGTAAATCGTCCTGAAGTTAGCAGCAGAATTGCCAAAGATATAAAACTGAATTTCGACCGGGGTAAAATATCTCTTTCCAGCGTAGAACTTGTAGAAAACTATAAGGCTACCAGTAAGAAAAATGTGTATTCCAAAAACGGATATGATATTAAACCTTATCCTGTAAATTATTATCCCTCAAATCTGAATAAAATTATTTTCTATAATGAGATCTACAATGCTGATAAAATAGTGGGAGAAAACGAAATTATAATTACCTATTCAATAAAATATGCTCAAAAAGACCAGGTTGCCAGCGACCTTTTTCATTTTTCCAGGCAAAAAGCATCATCAGTAAATTTTGTGTTTTCTGAATTTGATATTACCAACTTGCCTTCCGGAAATTACAGGATCAACATCCAGGTCAAAAATAAGCGTAACGAAATATTGGGAGAGCAATCGACTTTTTTCCAGCGTTCAAATAACAATTCGGTAGTTGAGTTAAATAATATTTCATTGCTCAACATCGAAAATACATTCGTAGTAGCCATTCCTTCAGATTCCGTAACATATTACCTCAGGTGCATAAATCCTATTGCGGAAGACTATGAAAAAGATTATCTCAATCGAGTTCTTATTAGTAACGATGATTTACTCAGAAGGCAGGTTTTCTATAACTTCTGGCTAAAACGGAGTAATGAGGATCCGCTAAAAGTATGGCACGGTTACAAAAAACAAGTGGATATCGCAAACACCTACTATAATTCTCAAATAAATTACAGCTGGGAAACAGATCGGGGACGAGTTTTTCTTCAATATGGATCGCCTAACAGCATTCAAAAAGATGATCACGACCCAGCAGCTTTTCCATATGAAATCTGGCAATATTATAAATTACCGGTTACCAACCAGACAAATATCCGTTTTGTATTCTACAACCCTGATCTGGTTACTAATGACTATAAGCTCATTCACTCCGAAGCATATGGCGAACTGAATGATCCGAGGTGGCGCTACAAGGTATTTGACAGGGTAAAGGAAAAATATAATTATACAAATTTAGATAATACCCGATACCCAAATTCAATGGGCAGTCATGTCGACTATAATTATGATATCAATCATTAA
- a CDS encoding WbqC family protein → MNTDGSASSLLFPVPYLPSVSLFIKLQSSNTIVIDANRAFKKAEHINRCSISGANGIIKLSVPVAGGRGVKQPLKNVRIANNEPWQRIHWGSIYSAYAKSAFFIFYEHKFAPFYQKNYNFLLDFNTELLAVCCEILKFRKLIEKDGNQESNGPIISPLLFQIKMSIPAYQQVFIDKHNFISDLSIVDLIFNCGPESTVYLNRCLSLI, encoded by the coding sequence ATGAATACAGATGGTTCAGCCTCTTCCCTTTTATTTCCTGTTCCATATCTTCCTTCTGTTTCATTGTTTATCAAATTACAATCCTCTAATACCATTGTTATAGATGCGAATAGGGCATTTAAAAAAGCGGAACATATAAACAGGTGCAGCATTAGTGGTGCCAATGGAATTATTAAATTAAGTGTGCCAGTGGCAGGAGGCAGAGGTGTAAAGCAACCACTTAAAAACGTTCGGATAGCAAACAATGAGCCGTGGCAACGCATACATTGGGGAAGTATTTATTCCGCTTATGCCAAAAGCGCATTTTTTATTTTTTATGAGCATAAGTTTGCACCGTTTTATCAAAAGAATTATAATTTCCTTCTTGATTTTAATACGGAACTATTAGCTGTCTGTTGCGAAATATTAAAATTTAGAAAGTTAATTGAGAAGGATGGTAACCAGGAAAGCAATGGTCCAATTATCTCGCCACTGCTATTTCAGATTAAAATGAGCATACCGGCCTATCAACAGGTTTTTATTGATAAGCACAATTTTATTTCTGACTTAAGTATTGTTGATTTAATTTTTAACTGTGGCCCTGAAAGCACGGTTTATTTGAATAGATGCCTTTCTTTAATTTAA
- a CDS encoding phosphoribosylaminoimidazolesuccinocarboxamide synthase yields MNAIYKTDFQLPHQSGFYEGKVRDVYTIADNYLVMVVSDRISAFDVVLPHPIPFKGQVLNQVAAYFLAETRHIAPNWMVDIPDPNVTIGKKCEPFKVEMVIRGYLAGHAAREYRSGKRTLCGVSLPDEMKENDPFREPIITPSTKASAGHDLDISREEIIAQGIVSKKTYDKLEEYTKKLFAFGTQFAQKQGLILADTKYEFGELNGEVILIDEIHTPDSSRYFYLDGFEERQRNGEPQKQLSKEFVREWLIENNFMGKEDQTVPAMSDEWIQSISERYIELYEKITGRNFEKSASENIIKRMEQNIVSALQKLN; encoded by the coding sequence ATGAATGCGATTTATAAAACAGATTTTCAGCTTCCCCATCAGTCTGGATTTTATGAGGGAAAAGTGCGTGATGTATATACGATTGCTGATAACTATCTCGTGATGGTTGTGAGTGACCGCATTTCTGCCTTTGATGTAGTGCTCCCTCATCCCATCCCTTTTAAAGGCCAGGTTCTGAATCAAGTTGCTGCTTATTTTCTTGCCGAGACAAGGCATATTGCTCCGAACTGGATGGTTGACATTCCTGATCCAAACGTGACTATTGGAAAAAAGTGTGAACCATTTAAAGTAGAAATGGTAATTCGCGGTTACCTTGCCGGCCATGCAGCGCGCGAATATAGAAGCGGTAAACGCACATTATGCGGAGTATCGCTTCCTGATGAAATGAAAGAAAATGATCCTTTTAGAGAACCTATCATTACACCCAGTACCAAGGCATCTGCAGGACATGACCTGGATATTTCCAGGGAAGAAATTATAGCACAGGGAATTGTTTCAAAAAAGACATATGATAAACTCGAAGAGTATACCAAAAAACTTTTTGCCTTTGGAACGCAGTTCGCCCAAAAGCAGGGATTAATCCTGGCAGATACAAAATACGAATTTGGGGAATTGAACGGCGAGGTTATTTTAATAGATGAGATTCATACACCGGATTCATCACGTTACTTTTACTTAGATGGATTTGAAGAGCGGCAACGTAACGGCGAACCTCAAAAACAATTATCGAAGGAATTTGTACGCGAATGGCTGATCGAAAATAATTTCATGGGAAAAGAAGACCAAACGGTGCCTGCTATGAGTGATGAATGGATTCAAAGCATATCCGAACGATATATTGAGCTCTATGAAAAGATTACGGGAAGAAATTTTGAAAAGTCGGCAAGCGAAAATATTATTAAACGAATGGAACAGAATATAGTAAGTGCTTTGCAAAAATTAAATTAA
- the serC gene encoding 3-phosphoserine/phosphohydroxythreonine transaminase — MKKYNFYSGPAILPPTVLEQASKAVLELDNIGLSLIEISHRSKEFVAILEEAIQHVRDLLQLSEDQKVLFLQGGATMQFCQIPFNLLDENGKGAYLEIGSWSKKAIKEAKLFGKVDVVASSEDNNFTYVPKNYSIPSDATYFHITSNETIHGLQMHELPKSSVPIVADMSSDIFSRESDGKKFSLIYAGAQKNLGPSGATLVIVNEKMLGKVNRQIPTMMDYRSHIKDSSLHNTPSTFAIYVCLLTLRWIKDRGGLKVMEQCNKEKAGILYEEIDRSKLFEGTVVPEDRSLMNVCFRIVKPELEDDFNNFAKENGCIGIKGHRSVGGFRASIYNAMPIEGVNLLIELMKDFELRNG, encoded by the coding sequence ATGAAAAAATATAATTTCTATTCTGGTCCTGCTATCCTGCCTCCCACTGTTCTTGAGCAGGCTTCAAAAGCTGTACTGGAATTAGACAATATCGGACTTTCCCTCATCGAAATTTCACACCGAAGCAAAGAGTTTGTGGCCATTTTAGAAGAAGCCATTCAACATGTAAGAGACCTGCTGCAGTTGAGCGAAGATCAGAAAGTATTATTTCTTCAGGGCGGCGCTACTATGCAATTTTGCCAGATACCTTTTAATCTTCTCGATGAAAACGGTAAAGGCGCTTACCTGGAAATCGGTTCCTGGTCGAAAAAAGCGATTAAAGAGGCAAAGCTTTTTGGAAAAGTGGATGTGGTTGCCTCTTCAGAGGATAATAATTTTACCTATGTACCAAAAAATTATTCTATCCCATCTGATGCAACCTATTTTCATATCACTTCAAATGAAACCATTCACGGGTTGCAAATGCACGAGTTGCCAAAAAGCTCTGTTCCAATTGTAGCCGATATGTCAAGTGATATTTTCTCACGCGAATCAGATGGCAAAAAATTCTCTTTGATATATGCAGGTGCCCAAAAAAATCTTGGACCTTCAGGAGCAACTCTGGTAATTGTAAATGAAAAAATGCTTGGAAAAGTAAACCGGCAGATCCCCACTATGATGGATTATCGCAGCCATATAAAAGACAGTTCCTTGCACAATACTCCAAGCACCTTTGCAATCTATGTTTGCCTTCTTACATTAAGATGGATAAAAGACCGTGGCGGACTAAAAGTGATGGAGCAATGCAATAAGGAAAAAGCGGGTATTCTCTATGAAGAAATTGATCGCAGTAAGTTATTTGAAGGCACAGTTGTGCCCGAAGACCGGTCACTTATGAATGTTTGTTTTCGTATTGTTAAGCCAGAATTGGAGGACGATTTCAACAACTTTGCAAAGGAAAATGGATGTATCGGAATTAAGGGTCACCGATCAGTAGGTGGTTTTCGGGCTTCAATTTATAACGCCATGCCTATCGAAGGCGTAAATCTCCTTATTGAACTGATGAAGGATTTTGAACTGCGCAATGGATAA
- a CDS encoding VWA domain-containing protein: protein MNLRFSKYIPPPEGGDPFRRLLDTFLQLMQFTKGDPYEVLQWMNELDKEYELTDDEYGMGDFIEDLKEKGYLEENPVTGNLSVTEKTGQVIRKRSLEEIFGRLKKSRSGNHKTTYSGEGDDLTTDTRPFIFGDSIDHINVTSSIRNAQINHGVDEFKLTEEDLEIQERELKTQTSTVLMIDISHSMILYGEDRITPAKKVAMALSELITTKFPKDTLDIVVFGDDAARIEMKDLPYLQVGPFHTNTCAGLDLAMELLRRKKANNKQIFMITDGKPSCLKEGGRYYKNSFGLDRKIVNKTLNKAAQCKRINIPITTFMIADDPYLQQFVREFTKTNNGKAFYSSPDNVGTFLFEDFVRNRRKHLR from the coding sequence ATGAATCTACGCTTCAGTAAATACATACCCCCGCCAGAAGGAGGTGATCCGTTCAGAAGATTGCTGGATACGTTCCTCCAATTGATGCAGTTCACCAAGGGTGATCCATATGAAGTTTTGCAATGGATGAATGAATTAGATAAAGAATATGAGCTTACAGATGATGAATATGGAATGGGTGATTTTATTGAAGATCTAAAGGAGAAAGGATATTTGGAGGAAAATCCTGTTACCGGTAATTTGAGCGTAACTGAAAAGACAGGACAGGTTATTCGCAAGCGTTCCCTAGAAGAAATCTTCGGGAGGTTAAAAAAATCGCGATCAGGAAATCACAAAACCACTTATTCCGGAGAAGGGGACGATCTCACTACAGATACGCGACCTTTTATTTTTGGAGACTCCATAGATCATATAAATGTAACCTCTTCTATTCGCAATGCCCAGATTAACCATGGTGTTGATGAGTTTAAGTTGACTGAGGAAGACCTGGAAATTCAGGAGCGTGAATTAAAGACACAAACTTCCACAGTGCTCATGATTGATATTTCTCATAGCATGATCCTGTATGGAGAAGACCGGATTACACCTGCTAAGAAAGTTGCCATGGCGCTATCGGAATTAATTACAACCAAATTTCCTAAGGATACGCTGGACATAGTGGTGTTTGGAGATGATGCAGCAAGAATAGAAATGAAGGATTTGCCTTATTTACAGGTTGGCCCTTTTCATACTAATACGTGTGCCGGACTTGATCTGGCTATGGAACTATTGCGGAGAAAAAAAGCTAACAATAAGCAAATATTTATGATTACGGATGGCAAGCCATCATGTTTGAAAGAAGGAGGACGGTATTACAAAAATAGCTTTGGATTGGACCGGAAAATCGTAAATAAAACATTAAATAAGGCTGCTCAGTGTAAGCGTATAAATATACCCATCACTACTTTTATGATTGCCGATGATCCATATCTTCAGCAATTTGTTCGCGAGTTTACCAAAACGAATAATGGCAAAGCTTTTTACAGCTCACCGGATAATGTGGGTACCTTTTTATTTGAAGACTTTGTGCGGAACAGGCGCAAACATTTGAGATAA
- a CDS encoding magnesium chelatase: protein MNLDKIRTLGALKRSGYQSTGIREEMRINLIQALKLQKNVFEGIQGYDESVIPQLQTAILSRHNIILLGLRGQAKTRLARLMVNLLDEHVPIIAGSEMNDDPLKPISRFAKDILAEKGDETLISWLPREDRYTEKLATPDVSVADLIGDVDPIKAATLKLPYSDERVIHYGIIPRSHRCIFVINELPDLQARIQVSLFNILQEGDIQIRGFKMRLPLDIQFVFTANPEDYTNRGSIVTPLKDRIDSQILTHYPRSVVTSRTITEQESEIPFSQSETITIPSLLRDLIEQTAIEARESDLVDKKSGVSARLTISALENLYSTIELRMLLNGDLKGYARVNDIYGILPSITGKVELVYEGEVEGIANVATMLIGKSIRKHFSEIFPNPEKLKKSKQKNPFAEIVNWFNEGNTVDILQNANQKEYEKQLLYVKGLNDLVKSYFPRASRDEQLFMMEFVLHGLSEFSQLSKHKLETGIQFKDLLGSIMNFGSVEEEETGLN, encoded by the coding sequence ATGAATCTGGATAAAATAAGAACGCTTGGAGCTTTAAAGCGCTCAGGATATCAGTCAACAGGAATTCGTGAAGAAATGAGAATTAATCTCATCCAGGCATTAAAGCTTCAGAAAAATGTTTTTGAGGGCATTCAGGGATATGATGAATCAGTAATTCCTCAATTGCAAACTGCTATCCTTTCGCGCCACAATATTATTCTGCTTGGATTAAGAGGACAGGCAAAAACGCGTCTGGCAAGGTTAATGGTGAATTTACTGGATGAACACGTACCTATAATAGCAGGATCGGAAATGAATGACGATCCATTAAAGCCTATATCGCGATTTGCTAAAGATATATTGGCTGAAAAAGGTGATGAAACCCTTATTTCATGGCTGCCCCGTGAGGATCGCTATACTGAAAAATTAGCAACGCCGGATGTGTCTGTAGCGGATTTAATTGGTGACGTTGATCCTATAAAAGCTGCCACTTTGAAATTGCCATATTCCGATGAACGCGTAATCCATTATGGCATTATCCCACGTTCGCACCGTTGCATTTTTGTAATTAATGAGCTGCCCGACCTCCAGGCCCGCATACAAGTTTCGCTCTTCAATATTTTACAGGAAGGTGATATACAAATACGGGGTTTTAAGATGCGTTTACCTCTCGATATTCAATTTGTTTTTACAGCAAATCCGGAGGATTATACGAACCGTGGGTCTATTGTGACACCATTAAAAGACCGGATTGACAGCCAGATATTAACTCACTACCCTCGTAGCGTAGTCACTTCAAGGACTATTACAGAACAGGAATCTGAGATCCCTTTTTCTCAGAGTGAAACGATAACCATTCCTTCGTTATTAAGAGACCTTATTGAGCAAACAGCAATTGAAGCAAGGGAAAGTGATCTGGTTGATAAAAAAAGTGGTGTTTCAGCACGGTTAACCATTTCAGCTCTTGAAAATTTATACAGCACCATTGAATTGAGAATGTTATTAAACGGTGATTTGAAAGGATATGCGCGTGTTAATGATATTTATGGAATCCTTCCCTCTATAACCGGTAAGGTAGAATTGGTTTATGAAGGAGAGGTGGAAGGCATAGCAAATGTGGCAACCATGCTGATCGGTAAGTCAATCAGGAAGCATTTTTCCGAAATTTTCCCTAATCCTGAAAAATTAAAAAAATCTAAACAGAAGAACCCGTTTGCAGAAATTGTAAATTGGTTTAATGAAGGAAACACAGTTGATATTTTACAGAATGCAAACCAGAAAGAATATGAAAAGCAATTGCTGTACGTCAAAGGATTAAACGATTTGGTAAAATCTTACTTTCCCCGTGCTTCACGGGATGAACAATTGTTCATGATGGAGTTTGTGCTTCATGGGTTATCTGAATTTTCACAGTTGAGTAAGCACAAGCTCGAAACAGGCATTCAGTTTAAAGATTTACTGGGCAGCATAATGAATTTTGGTTCCGTTGAAGAGGAAGAAACGGGATTAAATTAA
- a CDS encoding 1-deoxy-D-xylulose-5-phosphate reductoisomerase — MQRRRIAVLGSTGSIGRQVLDVINLQKDYFEAEVLCANSNADLLIEQARAFLPNCVVIADESKYLLVKEALSSLDIKVYSGTNAMSQVVQMESVDVVLTAMVGFAGLKPTIAALEAGKCVALANKETLVVAGQLITELAREKGVNIYPVDSEHSAIFQCLTGEWNNPIEKIYLTGSGGPFRGKKADDLKKVSCAAALNHPNWNMGAKISIDSATLMNKGLEVMEAKWLFGLKPEQVEVLIHAQSIIHSMVQFEDGSIKAQMGMPDMRLPIQFALGYPQRLKSDFPRINFTNYPQLTFEPPDTETFRNLALAYKALKQAGNMPCILNAANEIAVDAFLKEKISFLDISNMIESSMDNVSFISNPSYEDYVMSDMQTRSYAMSLI, encoded by the coding sequence ATTCAGAGAAGGCGTATTGCTGTTCTAGGATCTACCGGTTCCATCGGAAGACAGGTATTGGATGTTATTAATCTTCAAAAGGATTATTTTGAAGCGGAAGTGCTATGTGCAAACAGCAATGCTGATCTATTGATTGAGCAGGCACGGGCTTTTTTACCCAATTGTGTGGTTATAGCTGACGAGTCCAAATATTTATTAGTTAAAGAAGCGCTTAGCAGCCTTGACATTAAAGTATATAGTGGCACTAATGCGATGAGTCAGGTTGTACAAATGGAATCGGTGGATGTAGTGCTCACCGCAATGGTTGGTTTTGCCGGGCTTAAACCTACTATTGCTGCTTTAGAAGCCGGTAAATGTGTAGCTCTTGCAAACAAAGAGACACTCGTAGTTGCCGGACAGCTTATAACTGAATTAGCGCGTGAGAAAGGTGTAAATATCTATCCGGTTGATTCAGAGCATTCGGCAATCTTTCAATGCCTGACCGGAGAATGGAACAATCCTATTGAAAAAATTTATCTCACGGGATCCGGCGGTCCATTTCGTGGAAAAAAAGCAGATGACCTTAAAAAAGTTTCCTGTGCCGCTGCATTAAATCATCCTAATTGGAATATGGGAGCTAAGATCAGTATTGACTCTGCTACGCTGATGAACAAAGGATTGGAAGTAATGGAAGCAAAATGGTTATTCGGGCTGAAGCCAGAGCAGGTTGAAGTATTAATTCATGCCCAATCAATTATACATTCAATGGTGCAATTTGAAGATGGCAGTATAAAGGCACAGATGGGAATGCCTGATATGCGCTTGCCAATTCAATTTGCATTGGGTTACCCTCAGCGATTAAAAAGTGATTTTCCACGCATCAATTTTACAAACTATCCGCAGCTCACCTTTGAACCTCCGGATACCGAAACATTTCGTAATCTTGCCCTCGCCTATAAAGCACTGAAACAGGCCGGTAACATGCCTTGCATTTTAAATGCGGCAAACGAAATTGCTGTTGATGCTTTTTTAAAAGAAAAAATTTCCTTCCTGGATATTTCAAATATGATAGAATCGTCTATGGATAATGTTTCATTTATCAGTAACCCTTCCTACGAAGATTATGTAATGTCTGATATGCAGACCAGAAGTTACGCAATGTCTCTTATTTGA